The following is a genomic window from Acipenser ruthenus chromosome 19, fAciRut3.2 maternal haplotype, whole genome shotgun sequence.
CATTTTTGTATTCAGTTGGCATGCTGTCCAGCCCTGCAGAATGAAGGAAACAGATGTGTAACTCCTCCACAGGAAGCCTGTATAAATGTGAAGCGTTCATCTAACATGTCTGCTGGTAGCCAGGATTTAAAGCTCAGCCATTAAAGAGCTTGTTTAATCAGAAGAGGTCAAAACCCCACCTCTCCACTGAAGCTCTGTTGCGTTGGTTGATGGAGCTGCCCGAGACGCTTCAGTTTGCATTTCCGCTGTGCTCTGTGAAACAATGAAAAGTCCTTTTTGGCTGCCTTAATGTCATTTTCAGTTCCTTCATACTCCCTTGCAGAATCCATTGTTGAATAGTTTAATTTCCTTTTACTTTCTATTTTAAGAACACTCTTCCCTATCGATGAAAGAAGAATTGCACTTGTATTCTAGAGCACAGTACACATCTATTGAGTAAAACCATATAGCAAGGCTATCAAAATACATCTGTGTGTGAGCAGTCATTTGGAAACTGTAGATGGTTTTTACGCACCCTCGTGACCGTGTTGAAACTCTTTGGTATGCGTGTGAGTTCTTTCATGTTTTTGTGATTGGAGCCTCTTCAATGAGTCTGGAATGCCGTCACATGTTCAGCAGTTGGAGAAAGCTAGCTTCCTGTGTTTGATCTCTTTCTGGAGCCATTATTAGATATGAATTGTGTTCCTTTTAATATTCGTCGGTCATCGTGATAAGTCAGAAATACAAGATGGTTAATATGCCCGTCTTGCATTACAGCATTTTATGGATCCTTTCATAGAGACTGTGTAAGGTTGGGTAATGTCTGAAAAATGAGAGAACCAGGTCTTCTGTGACCTCTGCCTGTTGTAACACATGCAGTgtcctttcattttaaaaacgGACTGTGTTTCAACTTTGATACGTGTGTTTCTGTGGTCTGTCTTCAAATCTTTTTGCGCCAGTCAGCCCTGTTTTTGGTTTAATAAGCACGGAGTCCTATTGAAGCATCAGTATTTCAAGGGCTTGGCATGATAAAGACTTCACCACCAGTTCTGTGTTAATAAGCCAAATTTAAAAGGTgttattttagaaataaatatttttatgacCGTGAAAGTGTGTCACTCTTTGGTACTGAACAGACACCTGTGCATACTCACGAATATACATTCTCAGTCGTAAAACACTAAACGGTTAAACCTGTTGCTATAAGAGCTGTATTATAAATATGTACCTTGCTGAGAAGGTTTTTTCTTTTGTCTGCAGAGATCTGACAGTGAAGATAAATGTGTGCAGGGAGAACACAGAACCAGTCCTCCACGCACTTCCTATGGCAAAAAACAACTTCCTTCCATACCGAAAAATGCAGTTCCGATAACCAAGCCTATATCCCTGGCTGCTTCAGCACAATCTACCAATGGGACACATGCCTCGTACGGGCCATTTTATTTGGAGTACTCGCTGCTTGCGGAGTTGTAagtagtttagtttttttttatttattaatttttttaaatctccatcTCCTGTAAAATGAACCCAGTAATTGTATCATTGCAGTACAAGCTTaaacaagttaaaataaatacatgaaaataaaacGGGTCAAAACAGAGTCAGTGCTACTTAATAGTAGTACTAAACTCCATAGAGATGTTGGAAATGCATGCTTGCCATTATTCTCAGCGCTCTTCTGTAGTAGCAAATCCTTACTCCTGAAGGTCACAAAATACTTgattaaaacatttaatcaagttttgattttaaatttaaagaatgtgtttgtttttttatcatccTGTAGCACCTTGATGATAAAGCAGAAACTGCCTGGAATCTACGTGCAGCCGTCCTACCGATCAGCTTTAAGTATGAgcccacttttttttaaatgcaaaaaaaaaaatttgtggtGTTCCAAACTAATAACTTATGTTGGGTCCTATGTTGCAGTGTGGTTCGGGGTTATTTTTATCCGACATGGACTGTACCAGGATGGCGTTTTCAAGTTCTCTGTTTACATCCCTGATAACTACCCAGATGGTAATTGTCCTGTAAGTAATTTAAACCGATCTAAACAAAGTGCTCTATTGTTATAGTTATAGACCCTGGACATAGGGGGAATGGGGTGCTTTGGGTTGAGTAAAATACTGTTCGGATGCTGCAGATTCCTCTTGTGCTCCTCAGGACACCATTCTAAACTTttataaatctacattttctaTAGCAATAAAACCCCTGTTTTTCTCCTCTTCCAGCGAGTGGTATTTGATATCCCAGTCTTCCACCCTTTAGTGGATCCAGTATCGGGGGAGCTGGATGTGAAGAGAGCATTTACAAAGTGGAGGTCCGTTTTGTCTGTATACTGATTTTGTTCCCCTGGCTCTGACAACCTATTTGACAGCAGAGGCACTGCGTTAGGCTGCAAATTAGCTGATGCTGTCAAAATGCAGCAAGAAAATTTAAATCTATACAGTGCACACTCAAATGTTTGCAAAATGGAtataaaatctaaatgttatctaTGCCTACGTGTAAGTAGAAAGGTATGTGGGAGGCTCGGAGTCCATGTTTGGTGTCTTTACTGTATCTTTACCAGCAGACCACTCCCTGCACGGTGTCCAAATACCATTCCAATGTGTTTGCTCCTCTTCTGTTCTCCAGACGGAATCACAATCACATTTGGCAGGTGCTGATGTACGCACGCACAGTATTCTATAAGATACAGACGGTGGATCCCCTAAACCCAGAAGCTGCAGTGCTGTAAGTTTTGTCAAGTTTTCTATTTTTGCGATGATGGTATTGCACACTGTATTAACCCAAATTCATTTATTTGAccaaaaatcagaacacaagttgcatttatgtaatttgatacattacatttaggcTTGACTTTCGCGATTTAATGAAATTAGAGTAAGTTACCATAACAattaacaatatagttaaagagaattAAAATAACCGGtagatttaaagtaaaaaaaatgctccaaTGTAGCCAGTCCTCAAATGGCCCTTAATGAATTAACTTGCAAAGTCAAACTAGGGCCCCCTTTTGGTGACCCACCACTTCAGTAGGTTTGCTAACCTTAATATGTTTCTTCAGTTCTTTTAAGAGAAGTACTTCTAGAACTGCCGGTCAGGCTGTTTTTTAATCCTctcttatttttgtttatttatttatcttttttgtttcattttactcTAACATCATATCCATCAACAATAACATATTTGTCGTGTTGCACTGTATTTTGGAAGAAGTACTTCCGGAAGCATTCGAGTGTGTCTGTTTAGACAAAATATTAGGAGGGGGTCTATAGTTAAAGCAAAGGTCTCCTGCATGCAGGCAGGGATATGCAAACACCCCTGTATCATAATCATAAATATCATAAAGCGTGCATTTGATTGCTGTTTGTATTGTGGAATACATTATACTAATGCTACATACAGTTTTTCTCTGTCCTCTCCCCTCTGTTAAATTGAGAGTAACTTGTTGTAATCCGCAGGTATGAAAATGATGTGCAGCTCTTTAAAAGCAAGGTAGTGGATAGTGTGAAGCTATGCAACAGCCATCTTTTTGACCAGCCTAAAATGGATGATCCCTATGCAATCAGGTAGGTAGGTGTGTGTTCATTATTGTGTAACATGTAACCT
Proteins encoded in this region:
- the aktip gene encoding AKT-interacting protein — protein: MSTSTGLKRSDSEDKCVQGEHRTSPPRTSYGKKQLPSIPKNAVPITKPISLAASAQSTNGTHASYGPFYLEYSLLAEFTLMIKQKLPGIYVQPSYRSALMWFGVIFIRHGLYQDGVFKFSVYIPDNYPDGNCPRVVFDIPVFHPLVDPVSGELDVKRAFTKWRRNHNHIWQVLMYARTVFYKIQTVDPLNPEAAVLYENDVQLFKSKVVDSVKLCNSHLFDQPKMDDPYAISFSPWNPAVHEEARERMFTFKRRPDEHPKGMQVSGLSWVKPGSTQPFSKDDHILQA